In Helianthus annuus cultivar XRQ/B chromosome 8, HanXRQr2.0-SUNRISE, whole genome shotgun sequence, a single genomic region encodes these proteins:
- the LOC110873624 gene encoding uncharacterized mitochondrial protein AtMg00170/AtMg00620-like, translating into MLSLPSNQSANHAILTFQPTPSIQFLQQYKISDPMDAYRKICFPAVMARIREIMFFLLFVFFLNGATRGKAQLSTLPQKGAAFFPPKMPVPRAVRA; encoded by the coding sequence ATGCTATCCTTACCTTCTAACCAATCGGCCAATCACGCTATCCTTACCTTTCAACCAACCCCTTCGATTCAGTTTCTGCAGCAGTATAAAATCTCGGACCCGATGGATGCCTACAGAAAAATTTGTTTTCCAGCAGTGATGGCAAGAATCCGCGAAATAATGTTCTTTCTCCTTTTTGTGTTCTTTCTGAATGGAGCTACGCGAGGGAAAGCTCAGCTTTCTACCCTGCCGCAAAAGGGGGCCGCTTTCTTCCCCCCAAAAATGCCAGTTCCGCGCGCCGTCAGGGCCTAG
- the LOC110873622 gene encoding uncharacterized protein LOC110873622 — translation MKITGKTDLSAIKSSKVPNFTPDSDLLQKPISKKHSARKTRNSGGGLRLRSTGIPTAGKRGSRPETPLLRWKFVEVKEEEKEEKNDEIESEKQSDSGRKSRRREAVTTVSARKLAAGLWRLQVPEKGVSGGGELCNVAKNNGFGFQPAIDHSGIHSPARHNRKSFDSRMKEVPQSPNSVTGSRNKFLHKLEPTFHFSNSAMEGATKWDPCSWKASEDVKRIYGESKHLEEQVGVMSVVSGLESELEAAQARIHDLETERRASKKKLEQFLKKLNEERAAWRSREHEKIRAVIDDIKSELNRERKNRQRMEIVNSKLVNELADAKLSAKRYMQDYEKERKARELTEEVCDELAKEIGEDKAEVEALKRESMKMREEVDDERKMLQMAEVWREERVQMKLVDAKVTLEEKYSQMNKLVTELEAFLNSKRSDLDIEETNRAEALKQCAESVNIQEISNFKYEPANPDDIYAVFEEVNFAEMNAKDIQQFDKNGGNVDDEDDDDESGWETVSNLNNEGSNYSPNGSDPSITKSTRREWEENEGTPITEITEVCVVQNNKVPKKGSSISRLWRSSYSSNGDNCKIISMEGLNGRLSNESHLSNGAHLSPDRSSGVSASDWSCSPGSGSNPHITKGMKGCIEWPRGVMQKNSLKAKLLEARIESQKVQLRQVLKQKI, via the exons ATGAAGATCACCGGAAAAACCGATCTTTCAGCCATCAAATCATCAAAAGTTCCAAACTTTACACCAGATTCGGATCTTTTACAAAAACCCATTTCAAAAAAACATTCGGCTCGGAAAACCCGGAACTCCGGCGGCGGTTTACGGCTGAGGAGCACCGGAATTCCGACCGCCGGAAAAAGGGGTTCACGGCCGGAGACTCCGCTGCTCCGGTGGAAGTTTGTGGAGGTTAAAGAGGAAGAAAAAGAGGAGAAAAATGATGAGATTGAGAGTGAAAAACAGTCTGATTCTGGACGGAAAAGTCGCCGGAGGGAGGCGGTGACGACGGTGTCGGCTAGGAAGTTGGCTGCCGGACTCTGGCGGTTGCAGGTGCCGGAAAAAGGGGTTTCCGGTGGTGGTGAGTTGTGTAATGTTGCAAAGAATAATGGGTTTGGTTTTCAG CCTGCAATTGATCATTCGGGGATCCATTCGCCTGCCCGTCACAATAGAAAGTCGTTTGATTCTCGTATGAAAGAGGTGCCACAAAGCCCTAATTCTGTTACTGGATCAAGAAATAAGTTTCTTCACAAG CTTGAACCAACGTTCCATTTTTCGAACTCTGCAATGGAGGGTGCAACCAAGTGGGACCCGTGTTCATGGAAAGCGTCGGAAGATGTAAAAAGAATCTACGGTGAATCAAAGCATCTAGAAGAACAAGTAGGGGTGATGTCGGTGGTGTCGGGGCTCGAATCAGAGCTCGAAGCAGCCCAAGCGCGCATTCACGATCTCGAAACCGAAAGACGGGCTTCAAAGAAAAAACTTGAACAGTTTTTAAAGAAGTTAAATGAAGAACGTGCCGCGTGGCGGAGCCGAGAACATGAAAAGATCCGTGCGGTTATTGATGATATAAAATCTGAATTGAACCGGGAAAGAAAAAACCGACAGAGAATGGAAATCGTTAATTCAAAGTTGGTCAACGAGTTAGCGGATGCTAAGTTGTCTGCCAAACGGTACATGCAAGATTATGAAAAAGAACGGAAAGCAAGAGAGTTGACGGAAGAAGTATGTGACGAATTAGCTAAAGAAATAGGTGAAGATAAAGCGGAAGTCGAAGCGTTAAAACGGGAATCCATGAAAATGCGAGAAGAAGTCGACGATGAAAGAAAAATGTTACAAATGGCGGAAGTTTGGCGTGAAGAACGCGTGCAAATGAAGCTCGTTGATGCGAAAGTAACACTCGAAGAGAAATATTCTCAAATGAATAAGCTAGTAACGGAACTTGAAGCTTTCTTGAATTCGAAAAGATCGGATCTTGATATAGAAGAGACCAATAGAGCCGAAGCGCTAAAACAGTGTGCTGAATCGGTTAACATTCAAGAAATTAGTAATTTTAAGTATGAGCCCGCGAACCCAGATGACATATATGCAGTTTTCGAAGAGGTTAATTTTGCCGAAATGAATGCAAAAGACATTCAACAGTTCGATAAAAATGGCGGTAATGTAGATGatgaagatgacgatgatgaaaGTGGGTGGGAAACGGTGAGTAATCTTAACAACGAAGGATCAAATTATTCGCCGAACGGAAGTGATCCGTCTATCACCAAAAGCACCCGAAGAGAATGGGAAGAAAACGAGGGGACGCCAATAACCGAAATAACTGAAGTGTGTGTGGTACAGAATAATAAAGTTCCGAAAAAAGGGTCTTCGATTTCACGGTTATGGAGGTCATCGTACTCGAGTAACGGTGACAATTGCAAGATTATATCGATGGAGGGGTTAAACGGGCGGCTATCAAACGAAAGCCATCTTTCAAACGGGGCCCACCTTTCACCAGACCGTAGCTCGGGGGTGAGCGCGTCTGACTGGAGTTGTTCACCGGGGTCCGGTAGCAACCCGCATATCACAAAAGGGATGAAAGGGTGCATCGAGTGGCCTCGTGGAGTTATGCAGAAAAATAGTTTAAAGGCAAAGTTATTGGAAGCGAGGATCGAAAGCCAAAAGGTACAGTTGCGCCAAGTGTTGAAGCAGAAGATATGA